In the Triticum aestivum cultivar Chinese Spring chromosome 2B, IWGSC CS RefSeq v2.1, whole genome shotgun sequence genome, ATAGAACATAAATGAATAACATCATACAAAATGGGAAAGCAACAACACCTGGTATGTAACAACAAACATTGCATGACAAGATAGCTAGTGGCATATAAACTTTGCATGTACCAACAAAATTCAGGTACCGTGTGAATGAAATATAAAGCCCTGAGCTCAAGTAACATTTTACACTATTTAAAAATATGAGTGGTCTATCCACAACCACTACATCGACAATCATGCAACAATAGTTATAAGATCATACCAATAAGCTAGAACCAATCGCCAGCAGGACTCAACAGGACTACGTGCAAGCATGGGGTGCTAACCTCAGAGTCCCAGATGCGGATGGTGGCATCCTCGCCAGCGGTGATGATGGTCCGGTTGCCGGGTCCCCACACGGCCCTGTTAATCCTCCCCGTGATGCCGGAGATCACGAGCGCCGACTCCTCCGTCTCTGCAAACCACCAACACACACCTCAAAATCCACATTCACGTCACAACTAGACACCTAGAAACTTGCAGGCGGAGGAGAGTGGGTGGACCCGTACGGTCTTGTATGTCCTCGGCGATGCGCTTGACCTGCGCGGTGGGCGTCTTCCCCATGAAGCTGTCGGTGGTGATGACCGCCAGGTGGTCGCCGATGGCGAAGTCGACGGAGCGCGCGGGGGCGTCGAACCTGAAGGTGAAGAGCTCCCTCCCCGTCTGGACGTCCCAGAGCTTGGCGGTCTGGTCGGCGCTCCCCGTGATGAGGCGCGTGGAGTGGCGGGAGACGTCGCAGGACCACACGGCGCCGTTGTGGCCGCGGTAGGTGCCGAGGCGGTCGCCGTTGGAGGCGTACCACACGGTGGGGGTGTGGTCCTTGGCGCAGGAGAAGAGCAGGTCGCCGTCCCGGTTGTACTTGAGGAACGTGAGCGGGCGCTCGTGCCCCTTCATGAGAACAGGCCTCATCTTGCCGCCGACTGCttgctgctcgccgccgccgccgccgccaggaggTGTAGGGCTAGGGAAGTGTGGGGGTGTGGTTGCGGCGGAGCAAAACCCTAGCTGCGCGTGGACAAGGGGTGCTTGTGTGTGGGAAAACCTAACCGTCAGGCGGCTGTATTAAGCACGAAGGCTGGGCTGGGTTTCGGCCCAACATGAACGACGGGCTGAAACATATTCGTTCAACGTCCGTCCATACGCACATTTCCTCcttgcctcaaaaaaaaaaacgCACATTTCCTCCAGCACGATCACAatgttattttgtttttgtttttttatgcaAAATATAGAGCACGATTGGTTTTGCTGCTAAATTGTGTCTGGCAAAATTTGAAAATACCAAGACTTACCAAAGTTGGCAGCTTTTATAAGCTTGGCAAAAAAAAATGGTAACCAACCAACcatttgccaaatgttggcattaACCAATCAtgttggcttttcgcaaaaaaaaagaaattgTTGACAACGTGCGACTGTTCGACGTGGGGCCTCCCAGCACGAGTGACTCAGCATCTCATGCTCAGTGGTATGGCCACATGCGGGCCATATCAATGGCTTGCAGAAGTCACATTGAGGTGGAGGACTATGCGTATATCATGCCACATCATGGTTGTGTGTTTTTTCTGggaaaggccatcatggctagctttattaagaTCAAATAAGAGTTACATCGTTCACTAGATGTGGAACTACGAACCCAGGTGGTTCATCAGTCCAACTAGTCTGACACTTATTACAAAAGCTGAATTTAGCTAGCTCATGAGCTACCGAGTTTCCTTCACGAAAACAATGAGAAAAGATGACCTTTCCTTTCGAAGTTGTCGTGTCGATGCATTCAACAAAGACCGCCGCCGCTGCATCCCACCACTAGTCTTGTCCTTGACAACAGTTCACCACACTCAAGGAATCAGACTCCGCTTCAACCCTGTTAAATcccaatgtgtttgccaaatttagGCCATCTCGCATTGCCATGGCCTCAGTTGTAACGGCATCTGCTGCAAACTGAATAAATTTGCACTGAGCTGCAATAAATCTCCCTTTCTCATCCCTTAGGACAGTCGTTGTGGCACTCGAATCCTCATTTGCAAGGAAAGAAGCGTCTACATTTAACTTAATATACCTTGCCTCCGGCTTCCTCCATTTATGATCTCGCTGCTCTTGCGTTCGTAGTAAAGTTTACTTGTAATTTCCAATCAAGCTTAAGACCGAAATAGGCCACCGAAAAGCAGGAGGGCATGAGTCATGGTGTGTATGGCGTCGGCGCAGCCACCATAAGTACCAGCATCCTGCTGCAATAGCTTCCTTTTGGTTAACATTTGGCATGATCTCCAGCGGTGAATCTGGTTCCACGAGAATGAATTCCAAAGTAGTTGATCCTGATCTATCTATCTGTATTGCATGATTGATGTggtcaagaagaccaagaccagacCACAGACTCCTCGCCAGATCACATTGAAACAACATATGTAGCATATCTTCAGGCCCCTTGTGGCATACTGGACATGCCCCACTGATGGGTATATGTCTATTAGCTAGTATGGAGTTTAACGGGATGATACCCCGAAGAGCACGCCAGCAGAAGATTTGAATTTTTCGTGGCACTTGTAATTCCCAACGATGCTTCCAGATCACAGCTTGAATGGTGCTAGTTGATGTCACATTTCCATGAGATTGGCTCCTGTACTTGTGAGACCATTGCTCATGATATGCACTTCGAATCGAAAATCTTCCATGCTTTGTGAGGTGCCACGTGATGAAATCATCAAAGTCCTGAAAGTTTAGTGGTATCTGCAGAATCCTTGTAGCGTCCACTGGATAAAAGATATCTCTAATCAGAACCTCATCCCATTGTGTAGTGATTGGGTCAATTAGTTCGACCACCCTTGAGATCACTGTATGGCCTCGAGGTGTTATAACTCTCCTGTCTGGACTTGAAGGAATCCAAGGATCCCTCCAAATATTTACATTCTCCCTTGATCCAATACGCCAAACGTATCCTCTTTTGAAGGTATTTAAGCCAGCCAGAATACTCTGCCAAGTGaacgaggagccattttttggtCCAGCATGTAATAGATCAGTATTCGGAAATATTTTGCCTTCAGGATCCGAGCACAAAAAGATTCAGGATTCACAATCATTCTCCAACATTGTTTTGCAAGAAGTGCCAAGTTAAATGAGTGAAGGTCTCTGAATCCCATACCACCATCACACTTGGGAATGCATAGTCATATGGGTGCGGTGTTTGTGGGGAGCTGCCTTGGATATGAGGAATTCCTCCAATCtaaaaaaagaacaaagaaaaagtCCGTGACGAAGATCTTTCTTTTCTATCTATGGCCGAGGTTGGGCGCGTCGACTATGCGGGGTAGCGGAGCAGTGGTGGAGGTCGTCCCTTTGGCGGTGGATTTGGCCGGTGCGGCTGGAACCATGGAGCTCAATCCTTGTCGGCCGGCCGGAGGCAGTGGTGATCCTGCACCTGATCTATTGTTGGTTGCGGGTCACCACCCGGTGGTTGATGGCGTCGCGCCGCCCTGGCTGCTGTGATAATATAGGGAAGGGATGCGAAGAGAATTCTTTCTGAAGGCCAAGAGATGCGAAGAGATGTCTGATGGGCTTCTGTCGGGCTTCTTTTTATCGGTTTGTACACTTCGGTTACGAAAGACCAAAGAGGCCTCTTCGGTTTCTAGAGAGTCCAATCACACATATTTTTTTAAAGAACGCTGACATGGCAAGCTGCATGATCAAAATAATTAagaaaaaatgatgatgtggcaaggctgctgaggtggataggctgcatgtcaagagaaatatgatagtggggatgaactatttagataTTATAGATACATGGCTACatgacattgatgaattggagctaattctgtgtcGCCCTAAGCTATGACTGCTATATGATGAACATTATCCAacgaaatcaccgatccaatgcctatgagcttttcacatattgataatGCTAAGTTACTATTAtttttgctactgttacaattgctataaaactgctactgttactattgctatcgttacttttgctatcaaactatcatactattgtgctactgatcactctgctgcagatatttagttctctaggtgtggttgaatcgacaactcaactactaatacttacaaatattttttggctccacttgtgtcgaatcaataaatttaggttgaatactctacccttaaaaactattgcgatcccctatacttgtgggttatcattgttctttaatTGAGCAtatctccttgttgcaatccataatAAATTCACGTAATGCTTATGAACAAactaaagcttttactaaacatgttGTAGAAGCTATGATAAAAGCTCGTGAAGAAAATCTAGAATTGGAGGTTTCTATACCTAGGAAAttgtatgatgaatgggaacctactattataGTAAAGTACAGATTATGAATGTAATGCTTTGTGTGATCTAGGTGCTAGCGTCTCTACtataccaaaatctttatgtgattttGGCGGGATCCTCAGTTCGGAGCCAACCACTTAGGTGGTGACCTTCAGGTTCAGGGGTGCCGGAGACGACATTGGCCCATGAATGATACGACTACAACAACAAGGTCAGTTCACATTTCCAAATGATATAAGCTGAGAAAACTTAAGTAAATACTCATCTCGGGTATGAGCATGTCGGCAGAGAAATCGATGTCGGTCGGCTCTTTGGGAAGTCGGTCATTTTACCCTTGAACATTAGGGAGAGCATGGCCTGCATCAGCTTGTTCTCAAAGAAGACTCATTGGATGGCTCTGATacgtccaacgtatctacttttccaaacacttttgcccttgttttggactctaacttgcatgatttgaatgaaactaacccggactgacgctgttttcagcagaactgccatgatgttgttttatgtgtagaaaacaaaagttctccgaATGTCCTGGAAACCCACGGagacaagttttggaaaatataaaaaatactggcaaaagaaccaagaccatggggcccacaccctgtccacgagggtggggcgcgccccctgtctcgtgggccccctgacgctccaccgacctcaactccaactccatatattccgtttcatggaaaaaaatcagagagaaagtttcatcgcgttttacgatacagagccgccaccaagccctaatctctctcgggagggctgatttggagtccgttcggggctccggagagggggattcgtcgttgtcgtcatcatcaaccatcctccatcaccaaattcatgatgctcaccgccgtgcgtgagtaattccatcgtaggcttgctggacggtgatgggttggataagatttaccatgtaatcaagttagttttgttagggtttgatccctagtatccactatgttctgagattgatgttgctatgactttgctatgcttaatgcttgtcactagggcccgagtgccatgatttcagatctgaacctattatgttttcatgaatatatgtgtgttcttgatcctatcttgcaagtctatagtcacctattatgtgttatgatccgacaaccccgaagtgacaataatcgggatacttctcggtgatgaccatagtttgaggagttcatgtattcagtatgtgctaatgctttgttccggttctctattaaaaggaggccttaatatcccctagtttccgctaggaccccgctgccatgggagggtaggacaaaagatgtcatgcaagttcttctccataagcacgtatgactatattcggaatacatgcctacattatattgatgaactggagctagttccgtgtcaccctttgttatagatattacatgaggaatcgcacccgacataattatccatcactgatccagtgcctacgagcttttcagatATTGTGTTTCgcatatttacttttccgttgctactgttacaattcctacaaaactattatctttacttttgccactgttaccattactatcataccactttgctactaaatactttgctacagatactaagttatccaggtgtggttgaattgacaactcaactgctaatacttaagaatattctttggctcctcttgtgtcgaatcaataaatttgggttgaatactctacccttgaaagctgttgtgatcccctacacttgtgggttatcaagactaatttctggcaccgttgccggggagcatagctctattctttgagtcacttgggatttatatcttttgATCACTACAAGGAACTttaaagacgaaagaaccaagatttttccctcaactacgaggggaggtaaggaactgccatctagctttgcactagattctccttctgttttgagtaagcttgcgacacctaaacctgctactgctatgaactatgatatgtcgcatgttaatgatgaaactacttctgtgtgtgatactactttgccattaggtgaatttcttgatgaacaacttgctagggtgagagagaatgaaattattgaagatgctattattgatgatagtgatgatgaaagttctccccctgattatgaattacctgttgttcctgagggttatgttatggaagaggaagctgctagagctatctttgcttgcaaggatagatatgatcttaagaagttattagataaatggaagcaacaatctcttaatgctagaatgaaacctcaccctgcttttgctacttcacctatctgtgttactgataaggattatgaattatctgttgatcttgaaattattactttagttgaatctgatcctttttatggccttgaatctgaaactattgtggcatatcttaccaagttgaatgatatagccaccctgtttactaatgatgagaagtctcgctattattatatccttaagatatttctgttctcattaaagggtgatgctaagacttggtttaattctcttgatcctggttgtgtgcatagtccccaggatatgatttattacttctctgctaaatatttccctgctcataagaaacaagctgccttgcgggaaatatataattttgtgcaaatcaaagaagagagtctcccacaagcttgggggaggcttctacgattatttaatgctttgcccgatcatcctcttaagaaatatgaaatacttgatatcttttataatggactaaccgatgcttccaaggactacttggatagttgtgttggttgtgtttttaggcaaagaacagtcgacgaagctgaattactattgaataatatgttgactaatgaaaataattggactcttcctgagccaattcctgaggcaattcctgaaccaattgagccaacccctgagcctattcctaaacccactccgaagaagagaggtgttctatttctcagtcctgaagacatgcaagaggcaaagaaattaaTGAAaggaaaaggtataaaagctgaagatgttaagaatttaccacctattgaagaaatacatggtcttaatataccgcctgtcgaagaaacacattgtcttgataacccgacacaggtagtaaaggtaatttCTCTCTATACATATAATaaggttgaaattccctctactaaatttcatagcccatgcttagatgaatttgatgacttcatggctagacaagaaagttttaatgcttatcttggtagagaattaaagaatattgctttcgagataggacgcttgagtgattatatggctagagttaaaggtgaacttaaactcattagcaaatatgcttctatggttgctactcaagctgagcaagtacttaaagctcaaaatgatttgcttgatgaattaaataataaacatgaccttgttgttagagtggctactagaactggtagaatgactcaggaacctttgtatcctgaaggccaccctaagagaatcgagcatgattctcagagaaataatttagaggcacctagttcttctaaaaagaagaaaaagaaaaatgataggactgtgcatgcttctagtgaacctgctgtagacacacatgagaatcccaatgatatttctatttctgatgttgaaactcaatcaggtgacgaacatgaacctactgataatgttaatgataatgttcatgtggatgctcaacctagcaaaaacaatgatgtagagattgaacctgctgttgatcttgataacccacaatcaaagaatcaacgttatgataagagagattttgttgctaggaagcacgatagagaaagagaaccatgggttcagaaacccatgccctttcctcctaaaccatccaagacaaaggatgatgaggattttgagcgctttgctgaaatgattagacctatcttcttacgtatgcgcttaactgatatgcttaaattaaatccctatgctaagtatatgaaggatatcattacaaataaaacaaagataccggaagctgaaatttccaccatgcttgctaattacacttttaagggtggaataccaaagaaacttggagacccaggggtaccaaccataccatgctccattaaaagaaattatgttaaaactgctttatgtgatcttggagctagtgttagtgttatgcctctctctttaaatcgtagacttgacttgaataagttgacacctactgaaatatctctgcaaatggctgacaaatcaactgccatacctttcggtatatgtgaggatgtgcctgttgtggttgcagatgtcactatcttaacggactttgttattcttgatattcccgaggacgatacactacaaaaaaaatacacttccgtgatgatacgtgtttgtcacagtaggtcgcgttttttgtcatgcatgtacatccatgacgattttatgacagaatcaagatagtcatacctatgttgtcgtagaagtgttccatgacattaccaaaattatcatcacgaaagtgcccacttccatgatgataaaccgcgcgtcatagaagtgctttcgtcaagggtgaccgacacgtggcatccaccgtaacggaacgccgttaagctatcgggttcggttttggatccgataacccattagcagcccggaccaatggggattttccacgtgtaaaatcatcattggccgaaggaaacacgtgttgcctcactgttgggacagatgtcatccactcattggataggaggcgcctatgataggtcgacacgtggcacggcccaacagtggcccattccggtgaaaaggccggcccaggaaaaattagcaggccgacccatataaggcctacttgtgtcaggtccatttaagcgcacggcccatacgagatgtgccaattcggcccatcaacgacccattaaagatttgacaccattgcagcccatcgtcagtttgagcccgttaacatcccgctatatatttgggctcaatatcggcccggtGAGATTtcgacctattaacggcccattcaatggatgggccaattttcaggatgtacatctttcggccttttagcgacccatttaaatgttgggctaatttctggcccggtgtgtctttcagcctgttgacggcccataaatctgatgggccatttgtagtccgacctgagtttcggccttttagcggcccatttaagtgttgggccaatttctggcccggtgtcactttcagcctattgacgacccataaatcagttgggccatttgtagtcggacctgagttttggccttttagcgacccatttaagtgttgggaaaattcccggccctgtgtgcctttcggcctgttaacgggccataaatgagttgggccatttgtagtcggaccttagttttggccttttaacggcccgtgcccttcatggtccaataccagcccggtttctctttcggcctgctaaaggcccacaacacagttgggccatttacaatacgacctgactttcggcctcttagcggcccatgctcttcatggtccagtacaagcccgctgtctctttcggcctgctaaaagcCTACAGtacagttgggccatatgtagcccaaacttagtaacgacctgttaatggcccgtgaaataaattgggcccgcctgttgcccgctttgatgtcggcctattaatgacccgggaggtaagaggaccgaccattaactttcggcctagtaacga is a window encoding:
- the LOC123047101 gene encoding eukaryotic translation initiation factor 3 subunit I isoform X2; the encoded protein is MRPVLMKGHERPLTFLKYNRDGDLLFSCAKDHTPTVWYASNGDRLGTYRGHNGAVWSCDVSRHSTRLITGSADQTAKLWDVQTGRELFTFRFDAPARSVDFAIGDHLAVITTDSFMGKTPTAQVKRIAEDIQDQTEESALVISGITGRINRAVWGPGNRTIITAGEDATIRIWDSETGKLLKESDKEAGHQKAISSLSKSLDWSHFLTGSLDKSAKLWDARTLTLIKTYVTERPVNAVDMSPILDNVVIGGGQDAMNVTMTDRRAGKFEAKFFHKILQEEIGGVKGHFGPINALAFNPDGKSFSSGGEDGYVRLHHFDPEYFNIKM
- the LOC123047101 gene encoding eukaryotic translation initiation factor 3 subunit I isoform X1, coding for MRPVLMKGHERPLTFLKYNRDGDLLFSCAKDHTPTVWYASNGDRLGTYRGHNGAVWSCDVSRHSTRLITGSADQTAKLWDVQTGRELFTFRFDAPARSVDFAIGDHLAVITTDSFMGKTPTAQVKRIAEDIQDRTETEESALVISGITGRINRAVWGPGNRTIITAGEDATIRIWDSETGKLLKESDKEAGHQKAISSLSKSLDWSHFLTGSLDKSAKLWDARTLTLIKTYVTERPVNAVDMSPILDNVVIGGGQDAMNVTMTDRRAGKFEAKFFHKILQEEIGGVKGHFGPINALAFNPDGKSFSSGGEDGYVRLHHFDPEYFNIKM